One stretch of Streptomyces agglomeratus DNA includes these proteins:
- a CDS encoding GNAT family N-acetyltransferase, which translates to MTQRAGLAAETGQTTTFDVRPGVAEDWDRHLGSAPATLSRRWITLAEGRIPGGARTLALSGENGLSVALVGGPVEAPTGHVRFDPFRVLSGGSVDEGVVENGPHPWQGLDPEDVFPCCLLMFPNYETAPVGPDAHDPVAVRAYVDALVTWCRDNGMRSIAGLFLRPDYPEFLAALGDAGFAVVPMVERCDMDVTWQDFDGYLAGLPRKRRFAVRRELRDIAARGVVISERTVREEEPELVRLRAQIVTKYGGVPDAEREAGSLRHLREHFGAENVVVVEARQDGHLLSFSILIRDGAQWTVLMSATDYERPDASFTYFATMFYRPAELAPQQGITSMAYGLGTLQAKKLRGCTVNSLSAAALLLN; encoded by the coding sequence ATGACGCAGCGGGCCGGCCTGGCGGCCGAGACCGGGCAGACCACCACCTTCGACGTGCGGCCCGGCGTGGCGGAGGACTGGGACCGGCATCTCGGCTCCGCTCCGGCGACGCTCAGCCGCCGCTGGATCACGCTCGCCGAGGGCCGCATACCCGGCGGCGCACGCACGCTGGCGCTCTCCGGGGAGAACGGGCTCTCCGTCGCACTGGTCGGCGGCCCGGTCGAGGCACCGACCGGACACGTACGGTTCGATCCGTTCCGCGTGCTGTCCGGCGGCTCGGTGGACGAGGGTGTCGTCGAGAACGGTCCGCACCCGTGGCAGGGACTCGACCCCGAAGACGTCTTCCCCTGCTGCCTGTTGATGTTCCCCAACTACGAGACCGCTCCGGTCGGCCCCGACGCGCACGACCCCGTCGCGGTGCGCGCCTACGTCGACGCGCTCGTGACCTGGTGCCGCGACAACGGCATGCGCAGCATCGCGGGACTGTTCCTGCGGCCGGACTACCCCGAGTTCCTCGCCGCCCTGGGCGACGCAGGCTTCGCCGTCGTACCGATGGTCGAACGCTGCGACATGGACGTGACCTGGCAGGACTTCGACGGCTACCTGGCCGGCCTGCCGCGCAAGCGACGTTTTGCCGTACGCCGCGAACTGCGGGACATCGCGGCGCGGGGTGTGGTGATCAGTGAGCGCACCGTCCGCGAGGAGGAGCCGGAACTGGTCCGGCTGCGCGCGCAGATCGTGACCAAGTACGGCGGTGTTCCGGACGCGGAGCGCGAGGCCGGTTCGCTGCGGCATCTGCGCGAGCACTTCGGCGCGGAGAACGTGGTCGTGGTCGAGGCCCGCCAGGACGGTCACCTGCTGTCCTTCAGCATCCTCATCCGGGACGGAGCCCAGTGGACCGTGCTGATGAGCGCCACCGACTACGAGCGGCCGGACGCCTCGTTCACGTATTTCGCCACCATGTTCTACCGGCCCGCGGAGCTCGCTCCGCAGCAGGGCATCACGTCGATGGCGTACGGGCTCGGGACGCTCCAGGCGAAGAAGCTCCGCGGCTGCACGGTCAACTCACTGTCCGCCGCCGCGCTGCTGCTGAATTGA